One Capsicum annuum cultivar UCD-10X-F1 chromosome 2, UCD10Xv1.1, whole genome shotgun sequence genomic window carries:
- the LOC107857677 gene encoding uncharacterized protein LOC107857677: MAPENQPTTGPSIFSRENYHIWAIKMKAYLKALNLWDVVERGEPVVQPLRDNPTLSDIKKIMACETTKETWDKLKEEFKGSNRVNSVKVLALKREFELLKLKDSDSVKEYSSKLMDIVNQIRILGENFSDQKVVEKIMVNLSDKFESKISAIEESCDLTTLSIAELISKLQIQEQRLTMRSEGTVEDAFQVRHKFKQQRKAKKFL; this comes from the exons ATGGCACCAGAAAATCAACCAACAACGGGTCCTTCGATTTTCTCGAGGGAGAATTACCATATTTGGGCAATTAAAATGAAGGCTTATTTGAAGGCCCTCAACTTGTGGGATGTCGTTGAGAGAGGAGAACCTGTTGTCCAGCCATTGAGAGACAACCCAACTCTCAGTGATATCAAAAA GATTATGGCTTGTGAGACAACCAAAGAAACCTGGGATAAGCTAAAAGAGGAGTTTAAAGGTAGCAACAGAGTTAATTCTGTTAAGGTCTTAGCTTTGAAGAGGGAGTTTGAGCTCTTGAAGTTGAAGGATTCGGATAGTGTGAAAGAATACTCTTCCAAGCTGATGGATATTGTGAACCAAATAAGGATACTTGGTGAAAACTTTTCAGATCAGAAGGTTGTAGAGAAGATCATGGTCAACCTTTCGGACAAGTTTGAatcaaaaatctcagctattGAAGAGTCTTGTGACTTGACTACTCTTTCAATAGCTGAGCTGATCTCTAAATTGCAAATCCAAGAGCAACGTTTAACCATGAGAAGCGAAGGGACAGTCGAAGATGCCTTTCAAGTAAGGCATAAATTCAAGCAACAAAGGAAGGCAAAAAAGTTTCTTTAG
- the LOC107857590 gene encoding ATP-dependent Clp protease proteolytic subunit 2, mitochondrial, translating into MGSLIGRQVWNGMGRRCLNGNSRRWYGLIPMVIEHSSRGERAYDIFSRLLKERIICINGPINDDTSHVVVAQLLFLESENPSKPIHMYLNSPGGAVTAGLAIYDTMQYIRSPINTICLGQAASMGSLLLAAGAKGERRTLPNATIMIHQPSGGYSGQAKDMTIHTKQIVRVWDVLNQLYSKHTGQPVEIIQKNMDRDYFMTAEEAKEFGIIDEVIDQRPMALVTDAIANEAKDKDSS; encoded by the exons ATGGGCAGCCTAATTGGTAGGCAAGTGTGGAATGGAATGGGGAGAAGATGTTTGAATGGAAATAGTAGGAGATGGTACGGGCTAATTCCGATGGTGATAGAACACTCTTCCCGTGGAGAGAGGGCTTATGACATATTCTCAAGGCTGTTGAAAGAGCGCATCATTTGCATCAATGGACCGATTAACGATGACACTTCCCATGTTGTCGTTGCTCAGCTTCTTTTCCTTGAGTCTGAGAACCCCTCTAAGCCTATTCATATGTACCTCAACTCTCCCGGTGGCGCTGTTACCGCCg GTCTTGCTATCTATGACACTATGCAGTACATACGATCTCCAATCAATACTATATGCCTAGGTCAAGCAGCTTCAATGGGATCCCTTCTCCTAGCTGCTGGTGCCAAGGGTGAGAGACGGACTCTCCCTAATGCTACAATCATGATTCATCAGCCTTCTGGTGGATATAGTGGGCAAGCTAAAGATATGACAATTCACACAAAACAGATTGTTCGGGTATGGGATGTGTTGAACCAACTATATTCCAAGCATACCGGACAACCGGTGGAAATAATTCAGAAGAACATGGATAGGGATTATTTCATGACAGCCGAAGAAGCAAAGGAATTTGGGATAATTGATGAGGTTATCGATCAAAGACCAATGGCTCTGGTAACTGATGCTATTGCTAATGAGGCCAAAGATAAAGATTCAAGTTAG